ACTTCCAGGACCCTGTCGCGCACCACGCCCCCGGCATACATCGCCCGCCCGCCCCGCCTCGCAATCTCTCCGGCGATCCGGCCGACCACCTCCAATTGTCTTTTGTTCAGCAGCCTGTCCATGATTTATGATAGCCTGTCTGATGGCGAGATAAAAAAACCCGCCAACCGACGGGCCGTCCAGCGGGAAAAATTCGCACCAGATTCAATTGAACAACTCATTCCGCAGCAGGTGGTACTCGTCGAAAAACCGGCCGCGCTCCAGATACAGGACCACGAAACTCGCCAGGGCCACGGACCCCAGGATCGCCATCATGATCACCATCTGGTAGCGGATCGCATCGAGCGGGTCCACACCGCCGAGAATCTGCCCGGTCATCATTCCTGGTATGAACACCAGGCCGATCCCGCTCATCGAGCTGAGGGTGGGGATCAGGCTGGCCCGGAACGCCGAGCGCAGCAGGTCCCGGGTGGCCTCGCCGCCCGTGGCGCCGTGGGCAAGGTGGGTTTCAACCAGTTTACGCTGCTCCCTGACCCCTGAATAGAACCGCTCCAGGGCCAGGGCGCACCCGTTCATCGAGTTCCCCAGCACCATTCCGGCCAGCGGGATAAAGTAGCGCGGGGCGTACCACGGATCGACCTGCACAACCGCCAGGGCCAGGAATGCCGATACGCTCCCCGCCCCGGCCAGCATCGCCACGCCCAGGATCGCGGTCAAGCCGCCGAACTTGATCCCCGTACGGGCCAGAACCGTGCGCGCCGCGAAAAACACCATCGCCACGAACACGCCAACCGTGACGTACCAGATATGGATCTCGAACAGGTATTCCAGCACGAAGCCGATAGCCAGCAACTGGAGAGCCATGCGCAGGATGGAGAACCACAGGTCCCGTCCCAGTCGCAGCCGGTTGGCCCAGATGATCAGCCAGACCGGCAGGGCCAGCGCGAAGGCCGCCAGCAGACCGGCAACCGTGATATCGTAAAACCTGGGAGTCATTCTCCGGTC
The DNA window shown above is from Candidatus Glassbacteria bacterium and carries:
- the fetB gene encoding iron export ABC transporter permease subunit FetB, giving the protein MTPRFYDITVAGLLAAFALALPVWLIIWANRLRLGRDLWFSILRMALQLLAIGFVLEYLFEIHIWYVTVGVFVAMVFFAARTVLARTGIKFGGLTAILGVAMLAGAGSVSAFLALAVVQVDPWYAPRYFIPLAGMVLGNSMNGCALALERFYSGVREQRKLVETHLAHGATGGEATRDLLRSAFRASLIPTLSSMSGIGLVFIPGMMTGQILGGVDPLDAIRYQMVIMMAILGSVALASFVVLYLERGRFFDEYHLLRNELFN